From the Hordeum vulgare subsp. vulgare chromosome 1H, MorexV3_pseudomolecules_assembly, whole genome shotgun sequence genome, the window ATCAGCTAGCAGAAGCCAGAAGCACGGTACCATCAGGTTGGTCACCCCCACGATGACAAAAAGGTATTCATTTTCGTGGTCATTTGTTTGCTAAATGGTTAGGGGATTAGATGATGTGGGGCATACACCGGCTCATTTGCATATACAAAAATATGTTAGATCAGTTAAAAAAAGGATGTGGTGCTGGGTGCATTAGCTCGTTGCATTTACACGACTGTTTTACAcactaggcatactttgtgttgtGTTTATGAATTGTGAACTGGAGTGGAAAATCACACGCTTTTAATTTTTTGTTGAGTTAAATGCACGGGCGGTCCTCAAAGTTTACGAGAAGCGTCAAGTTGGTCCCTATTATATGAAAATGCACGTCTGGGTCCTAAATGTTTGTTAAGTGATTCATGCGAGGTCCTTTTCTCGTCTGGGTCGTGTATATTTGCATCTGAACCCTTATAAGACTCTGTCTTTCTATTCCCCAGTCCCTAggtttgctcttcctcagctctCTTCTCCAGCCGCCATGTCTCTCGCTGGTAGCTCGTCTGGTGGCAATAGATCGAAGGCTTCGTCGCCGGTTGCATCACTGCCAGTAGCTTTAGGACCCAGAAGGCCTGCACCTCTCGGGTCAGCACTGCCTTTAGTTCCGTGTCCGTGCTGTCAAATGCGCCGCACGGTTCGGTGCGTTTCCAGATCAGTAGCTAATCCAGGACGTGTGTTCTACAAGTGCCCTAATCATGGCGTAAGTTTCTCACTTCAAGATTTGGGTTTTCATTTGGATTTGAATGCTGATTGAATCCAttgttttttctgattttttttgaacttttctttCTGAAGAAGGGGATGAATCCATGCAATCACTACTACTGGGAAGATGGGGAGGACAACTATGTTGCATTCCTAATCGCAAATGGATTCATCGCTGGTGCTGGCACTGCATCTGTTGATTATTCGGGTGGCGACTTTCGGTTTGAAGCAATTGAGGAGGAAATAGGCAGTGGACTAAAGATGGACCAGTTGGTTCCGAAAATGGAACAATGTCTGAATAAGATGGATCAATTGATTGTGCTGTGTAGGCATGTGATTACTGCTTTGGTTGTGTTGATTGCAATAATGttgtatgtggctgtagctaagtAGATTATGTAGCAGGAACTAGCAATGAATCTTTTGTGTTGTTGATTGCAAGAATGTTGTCGATGTCGCAGACTATgtatcaggaacttgcaatgaaaAAAAGTATTTTTAGGAACTAGCAGGAACAAGCATTGACATCACATTCATCTGATACTTTGCAAATCCAGATTACACATAACTTAATAGTTGCATTGATAATGGTTTGTGTGAAACCAGTCACCACATTTTGACATCAGGTTTCAGTACAAACCACCATGcaccatgcaccattcaaaatatatccTAACCATCAGGTTTCACTAGTTTTGTAGCCAAAAGATAACCATCAGTAATCACTCATCATCTACAGCTAAGGGACTATGTTCTCTTTCTTTTTGGTGGGcactttcttcctccttttcAAGCCCAGTGTTGCAGTTGTTGACCTGGGAGGGGGTAGAGCATCTCTACAACCTGCAATAAACTGGCTCTCAGGTAGAGGACCAGAAATTtgagtcttagattgctgagtggaTGCAGCctgtaaaaaaaaggaaaatgggACATTAAATACTCAGCTCTcagtgttgcagttgttgttgcagAATTGCAGGACTAGGTATATGTACTCACCTGCTCTTGCAGAATGTCAATGATGCTAGTTGTGGACAAATCAGGGGTGGTTGAGGATGCAACAACACTGGAAGCACTTCTCCTGGATTGTGGCACTAGTTTTTTCTTGATTGGTAGTTTTTGTCTGGTTTGTGTCATCTGGAGAGCTTCTTCTGGTTCCTCATCTGGTAGCAGTATCTGAATTGGCTCTGGCCGTGGAGAAAGACCTTTTGCTGCTGCTTCTTGCtctggttcttcttcttctgctgctgctTGTTGCtctggttcttcttcttctgctgcttgttgttgtggttcttcttCTGCTGCTTCTTGTTGCtctggttcttcttcttctgctgcttgttgttgtggttcttcttctgctgctgctTGCTGTTGTGGATGGCCTACTGCTCCTCTACCTAGTGATGGGCATTTTCTTTTGTTGTAACCTATTTCATGGCATGAACTGCAGTGGCCAATGGTTCCATGTCTGCTCATCCTagttccctcctcctcctcaactgGATTCTTCCTCCTGTTCTTCCTGGGCCTACCAACCCGCTTGTCATATTTTGGTGGTCTCACAGGTGGTCCATTGGTTTTTTGCCACACTCTAGGATCACTGGAGGGCATTATCACTTGAGCATATGCagctttgaatgcagcaatgctGTAACATGAGTTCACCACCTCTTCTGGCTTTATCCTTTCATGCCTTAAACATGCACATGCATGTCTGCAAGGAATGCCAGATAGCTGCCAGGCCC encodes:
- the LOC123409661 gene encoding uncharacterized protein LOC123409661 codes for the protein MSLAGSSSGGNRSKASSPVASLPVALGPRRPAPLGSALPLVPCPCCQMRRTVRCVSRSVANPGRVFYKCPNHGKGMNPCNHYYWEDGEDNYVAFLIANGFIAGAGTASVDYSGGDFRFEAIEEEIGSGLKMDQLVPKMEQCLNKMDQLIVLCRHVITALVVLIAIMLYVAVAK